The following proteins come from a genomic window of Lolium rigidum isolate FL_2022 chromosome 5, APGP_CSIRO_Lrig_0.1, whole genome shotgun sequence:
- the LOC124651520 gene encoding GDSL esterase/lipase At2g42990-like, with the protein MSSLVSKYLPWLLVLLLRGGVAADGKKKVPAIIVFGDSSVDTGNNNFIPTIARSNFWPYGRDFADGLPTGRFSNGRLATDFISEAFGLPRTIPAYLDTNLTIDDLATGVSFASASTGLDNATAGIMSVISIAEQLGYFREYRERLRLSKLGEAGAEEVVGEALYIWSIGTNDFIENYYNLPQRRMQYATAAEYGAYLLGLVEAAVREVHALGGRKMDFTGLTPMGCLPAERLGNRDDPGQCNEEYNAVARSFNGRLRGELVPKLNRELPGLRLVYADTYDLFDAVVRKPGAYGFENAERGCCGTGLFEAGYFCGLGTSMQLCGNANKYVFFDAIHPTERMYSILADTVMNTTLHVFL; encoded by the exons ATGTCGTCACTGGTCAGCAAGTACCTGCCgtggctgctggtcttgttgctgcgcggcggcgtggcggcggacgGGAAGAAGAAGGTGCCGGCGATCATCGTGTTCGGCGACTCGTCGGTGGACACGGGCAACAACAACTTCATCCCGACGATCGCGCGGAGCAACTTCTGGCCGTACGGCCGCGACTTCGCCGACGGGCTCCCCACGGGCCGCTTCTCCAACGGCCGcctggcgacggacttcatctcgGAAGCGTTCGGCCTGCCGCGCACCATCCCGGCGTACCTCGACACGAACCTCACCATCGACGACCTGGCCACGGGGGTCTCCTTCGCGTCGGCCTCCACCGGCCTGGACAACGCCACCGCGGGCATCATGTCCGTGATCAGCATCGCGGAGCAGCTGGGCTACTTCAGGGAGTACAGGGAGCGGCTGCGGCTGTCGAAGCTGGGCGAGGCGGGCGCGGAGGAGGTGGTCGGCGAGGCGCTGTACATCTGGAGCATCGGCACCAACGACTTCATCGAGAACTACTACAACCTGCCGCAGCGGCGGATGCAGtacgcgacggcggcggagtACGGGGCGTACCTGCTGGGCCTGGTGGAGGCGGCCGTCCGCGAGGTGCACGCGCTCGGCGGCCGGAAGATGGACTTCACGGGGCTCACCCCCATGGGCTGCCTCCCCGCCGAGCGCCTGGGCAACCGCGACGACCCCGGGCAGTGCAACGAGGAGTACAACGCCGTGGCGCGGAGCTTCAACGGCAGGCTGCGGGGGGAGCTCGTGCCGAAGCTCAACCGGGAGCTCCCCGGCCTGCGCCTCGTCTACGCCGACACCTACGACCTGTTCGACGCCGTCGTCAGGAAGCCCGGCGCCTACG GTTTTGAGAACGCTGAGAGGGGGTGCTGCGGGACAGGGCTGTTCGAGGCCGGCTACTTCTGCGGCTTGGGCACCTCGATGCAGCTCTGTGGGAACGCTAACAAGTACGTCTTCTTCGACGCGATCCATCCCACTGAGAGGATGTACAGTATCCTCGCCGATACAGTCATGAACACCACGCTGCATGTGTTCCTCTGA